GAGTCGAAACACTATCGCGGGGCTTAGCGATGATCAGTTTAAGTGGGGGCAAAGCTCCGATCGGAGTAACGACTTCACCTTTTCCAGTAACTAGAGCGGGCTCACTATAGACACAAAAAGGAACGTCAGAGTCGATCTCAAGACCGATCTTTGCCAGTTGAGCTTTGGAGAGTCCAAGATTCCAGAGAGTATTCAGGCCGCGTAAAACGGCGGCCGCATCTGAAGAGCCACCGCCCATTCCAGCAGCGACAGGGATCTTTTTATCGATGACGATCTCGACCCCTGCGTCGATCTGATAGCGTTCTTTGAGTTTTTTAGCCGCTTGGTAAGCTAGATTTCGTTGATCGATCGGTAAAAAACCAGAGTCTGTTTTTACAGTGATCTCTTTGAGCTTTTTGGAAGTTTTGATATGCACATAATCTGCGAGGTCAACTGCGATCATGACCATCTTCCATTCTTGCTCGCCGTTTTGATGACGAAATGGGGTATCTAAGCTGAAGTTTAGTTTAGCCGGAGCTTTTTCCGATATCTCCATTTGATTCACCTGTCTATCATTACAGTTATTTAGTTTAATTATACTTAACTAGACCATATTTTAAAAGGGTGAACCATAGTTAGCTAAGAAAATGCCGTTATCAGTACGAGAGTAGGGAAAAAACGGTTGACGTGATCGACTGTCAGTGATAATCTATAATAGTTTGTTTCAGAACCGAACGTTAACTTGTTAGCTCTAGATCCCAGATATATTTTTTTAAAATTTCTTTATCGATAGTAAATTGCGAACTATTTGTTTTAAAATGAGTTAAATATCTAGGAAAAAGCTGATCAATACCGTATAATGTAACTAAATTTTGTGATCAAAATATTGTACTGATCTCAAATAGGTTAGAAAAAACTAGTCTAGTTTGCATAATTCATAGTAAATAAAATTAAGAAAGGAAAAGCTATATTTTTGATATAGCAGTGGACTTAAATTTGAAGACAAGAAGAAGTGATCGCCTGATCGATATGACAAGATATCTCTTAGAATCGCCCCATACATTGATCTCCTTAACTTTTTTTGCCGACCGCTATGAATCAGCTAAATCTTCGATCAGTGAAGATCTAGCGATCATCAAGCGCACTTTCAAACTACGCGGGATCGGTATTTTAGAAACGATCCCTGGAGCAGCTGGGGGCGCGCGCTTTATCCCTTCGATCTCAGAGCATGAGGCGCGTGAATTTATCGCAGAGATGACGACAGAACTTTCAGAACAAGATCGTCTCTTGCCAGGAGGTTATGTCTATCTTTCCGATCTATTAGGACGTCCTGACGTTTTACGTAAAGTTGGACGCGTGATCGCTCGCCAATATATCGATAAAAAGATCGATGCAGTGATGACTGTTGCTACGAAAGGTGTGCCGATCGCACAAAGTGTTTCGAGCTATTTGAATGTTCCCTTTGTGATCGTGCGGCGTGATTCAAAGATCACTGAAGGTTCGACAGTCTCAGTGAATTACGTTTCTGGATCAAGTGAGCGGATCGAAAAGATGGAATTATCAAAAAGGAGTTTAAAGCGAGGCTCACACGTTCTTGTTGTCGATGATTTCATGAAAGGTGGCGGTACCGTCAACGGGATGAGATCAATGATCGAAGAGTTTGAATCTGAATTAGTTGGGATCACAGTTTTTGCTGAAGGATCTTTTGACGGACAACGAATGGTCGAAGATTATACTTCACTTTTGAAAGTCGATCAAGTCAATACGATCGATAAGACGATCAAAGTTAGTCCTGGAAATTACTTAGAAAAAGTCTTTGATAAAAATTAATAATTAAAGCTACGGGAGACCGTGGCTTTTTAGTTTAGCTAGCTTGAAAGAAGCTAACTGCTGGGGTATCATGAATAGTGTTATAAGATATGAAAGAAAGGAATGCCGACCGTTTGGGAGGCAAGATCTCAAAATGACAGCAAAATATGCGATCATCTTGGCTGCTGGCCAAGGGACTAGAATGAAGTCTAAATTATATAAAGTATTACACCCAGTTTGTGGAAAGGCGATGGTCGATCACGTTTTGACACAACTTGAACAAGATAACTTAGATGAGATCGTGACGATCATCGGTCACGGAGCTGATAAAGTTCAAGAAACGTTAGGAACACGGACTAAATATGCTTTACAGGCTGAACAGCTCGGAACAGGTCATGCAGTTTTACAAGCTGAAGATATCCTAGGTGATAAAGAGGGGATGACTTTGATCACGTGTGGTGATACGCCACTCTTTACGGCTGAGACCTTTGCTAAACTTTTTGAACATCATGAACAAACTGGTGCGAAAGCGACTGTTTTGACGGCTAAAACAGATGCTCCTTTTGGTTATGGTCGGGTCGTTCGTGACAGCCACGATGAAGTCGAAAAGATCGTTGAACAAAAGGATGCAACTCCACAAGAACAAGCGATCAACGAGATCAATACTGGGGTCTATTGTTTTGACAATCAAGCTCTTTTTAAGGCGCTACATGAAGTGACAAATGATAATGCTCAAGGTGAATACTATTTGCCAGATGTGATCGAGATCTTAAAGAATGCCGGGGAAGTCGTCAGTGCGTACTGTATGGACGATTTTGAAGAGTCAATGGGTGTTAATGATCGCGTCGCTTTAGCGAAAGCAACTGAGATCATGCAACGACGGATCAATGAAAAACACATGCGAAATGGTGTGACATTAGTTGATCCAAAGGCAACTTACATTGATGTCGATGTTGTGATCGGACAAGATACTGTCATTGAACCTGGAGTAGTTTTGAAAGGAAACACAGTGATCGGTAGTGATTGTGTGATCGGGGCTCATTCACAACTAAACGATGCACTCTTAGCAGATGGGATCACAGTTAAAGCTTCTTACCTTGAAAAGGCGCAAATGGCCAAGAATTCAAATATTGGACCATATAGTCACTTGCGCCCAGAAGCACAGATCGGTGAGGGTGTGCATATTGGTAATTTTGTTGAAGTCAAAAAAGCACAGATCGGTAAAAATACTAAAGTTGGGCATCTGACTTATGTTGGTGATGCTACGCTTGGACAAGAGATCAATGTAGGTTGCGGAACTGTTTTTGTAAACTATGATGGTCAAAATAAACACCATACGACAGTTGGAGATTATTCTTTTATCGGTAGTGGTTCAAACATTATTGCTCCAGTTGAGATCGCAGACCATGCTTACGTAGCTGCTGGTTCAACGATCACAGAAGACGTAGCTTCGCGTGCGATGGCGATCGCGCGGGGACGCCAAGTCAACAAAGAAGGTTACTATGATCGTTACCCAGTTGCTAAAGCAGCCGCTGAAACAGAAGAAAAAAATAAGTCATAAAAACGCAAAAAATCATGAAACTGCTTGATTTTAGCTGTTCAAATGAATATATTATAATTAGATAAATTTGTTTTTGGAGGATACTATGTCTGAACACTATAATAGTTCAAAGATCAAGATCTTTGCTTTGAACTCTAATAAGCCTTTGGCTGAAAAAATTGCTGCTTCTGTTGGTGTACCATTAGGAAAAACCTCGGTCGACCGCTTTAGCGATGGTGAGATCCGGATCAACATCGAAGAATCGATCCGTGGGGACGAGATCTTTATCGTCCAATCGACTTCTGCTCCGGTCAACGATAATTTGATGGAACTTTTGATCATGATCGATGCGTTACGGCGTGCAAGTGCCGAAACGATCAATGTCGTGATCCCATATTATGGTTATGCACGCCAAGATCGCAAAGCCCGTTCACGTGAACCGATCACAGCTAAATTAGTTGCTGATATGGTTGAAAAAGCTGGAGCAGATCGTGCGATCATGTTAGATCTGCATGCTGCGCAGATCCAAGGTTTCTTCGATATTCCAGTCGATCACTTGATGGGCGCACCTTTATTGGCAGATTACTTCTTAACTCAAGGTTTGGACAAAGATGCAGTTGTTGTTTCGCCTGATCATGGTGGTGTGACACGTGCACGCAAATTAGCTGAATTCTTAAAAGCACCGATCGCGATCATCGATAAGCGCCGTCCACGTGCTAATGTTGCTGAGATCATGAACATTATCGGTTCAGTTGATGGTAAACGTTGTATTTTGATCGATGATATGATCGATACGGCTGGAACGATCACGTTAGCTGCGCAAGCTTTGATGGATGCTGGTGCGATCGAAGTTTACGCTTCAGCTACTCATCCAGTTTTATCTGGTCCTGCGATCGAACGGATCGAAAAATCTCCGATCAAACAGTTAGTTGTAACAGACTCTATCCAACTTCCGGAAGAAAAGCAGATCGATAAGTTAGTTCAAGTTTCAGTTGGACCACTTATCGGTGATGCGATCAAACGTATTCACGAAAACAAACCGGTCAGTCCGTTATTTACGACGCGCTTCCGGCGTAACTAAAAGAAAGCCTCGCTCAAAATGCGAGGCTTTTTTAGATGTTTTTATCACTGTAAACGATGAACGACTTCAAAACGTTTAGCTTCAGCTTTTTCTTCAGCTAAAGCAGCAGCTTCATCAAAAACAAAGTATGGTTTGCCATCCTTTTCGCGGGTGATCAAGATCGGGCGCTCGATCTTTTTACGGTAGATCTGAGCTGCCACATAGGCACTGTCAAAATCGTATTCACTAGCGATCGAATCGCCAGGATTAAAGAAAAAATTCTCACTCATCAGATATCTATCCTTTCTATCTATCCTCATATAGCCTTATTTTAGCACTGATCGATAAGCGTGGCGAAACTTTCGAACTGATTGACAAGCTTTTACATCTAGCTTATGCTTTTTAAGATGTAGAGGTGAATATAGTGGAAGAAAAAACACCAACGACAATGGCGTTATTAGGTTATTTTAGTTTGTCGATCTTTTTAAATAGTTTAGGTAATGCGTTGACTGTCGCGATCAATTTAGGTAGTGCTTTATGGACAGCTGCAGCGGTCAACCTATCCAATGTCTTTCCGATCACTTTGAGTGTGATGTTATTTATTTCAGGCGCACTTGTGATCTTGACGAATACATTCATTTTAAGACGTTTTGAAATAAAACGCATTTTAGGCAATTTGATCTTTATGGTACCGTTTGCGTGGTTAGTCGGCGCATTTGAAAATTGGTTAGTTAAGCTTGGGATCACGACTTTACCGCTGATACTCCAAGTTGTTTTAGATTGTTTTGGAGTCATTTTGATCGCTTTAGCAATTTCGCTATATCAAAGAGTCAATTGGATGCTCCATCCAGTCGATGATCTGATGCAGATCATTCGTTTTAAATATTTTAAAGGGAACGCGACTTTAGCACAATTAGTCGTCTTTAGTCCCCCGATCGTTGCGATCTTGATCTCAGTTTTGGTGACACATCAGATCTATGCGATCAACATTGGAACTTTATTTGCTTTATTGTTTCAAGGGACACTAGTTGGCTTTTTTGATAAATATGCCTTTTCTAAATTAAAACACCAAAAACTTGACGAAAAACTGTAATGCTGTTGCGCAATAGTAAGAGAATATGATACATTTAGTGGACTAGACTAAAAGAATGTGAGGAACGATCATTGATCACAGTAAGCGATGTAAGTTTAAACTTTTCAGGCCGTTTGTTATATGATGATGTCAATTTAAAATTTACCCCAGGAAACTGTTATGGGGTGATCGGAGCTAATGGCGCAGGTAAATCAACTTTTTTAAAATTACTTGAAGGTAAATTAGCCCCAACGACTGGAACGATCACGACTGGACCTAATGAACGGATCTCAAGTTTGAACCAAAATCACTTTGGATTTGAAGAATTTGAAGTTTTAGAGACCGTGATCCAAGGTTACGAAGAACTCTATGCGATCATGAAAGAAAAAGACGCCCTTTATGCTAAAGCTGATTTTACTGAAGAAGATGGGTTAAAAGCAGCTGAGTTGGAAGCACGTTTTGCTGAATTAGACGGCTGGAATGCTGAAGCAGATGCTTCCCAACTTTTACAATCTTTAGGGATCAAAGAAAGTATGCACACCCAAAAGATGAGTGAGCTAGCTGAAAGTGAAAAAGTCAAAGTTTTACTGGCGCAAGCGCTTTTTGGAGAGCCCGATATTTTACTTTTAGACGAACCGACAAACGGTCTAGATGTTCAGACTATCAGCTGGTTAGAAGACTTTTTAGCTGATTATCCTAAGATCGTGATCGTCGTTTCGCACGACCGGCACTTCTTGAATCAAGTATGTACAGAAATGTGTGATGTTGACTTTGGTAAGATCAAACTTTATGTTGGAAATTATGATTTCTGGCTTGAATCAAGCCAATTAGCAGCGAAACTTCAAGCCGATGCGAATGCAAAAAAAGAAGAAAAGATCAAAGAATTACAAGATTTTATCGCGCGTTTCTCGGCTAATGCCTCTAAATCAAAGCAAGCGACTTCACGGAAAAAACAATTAGAAAAGATCACATTAGACGACATCAAACCATCATCTCGGAAATATCCGTTTGTTAAATTTGAGATGCAACGTGAACTTGGAAACGATCTAGTCCGTGTTGAAAACGTCTCTAAAACGATCGACGGCATCAAGATCTTAGATAACGTCAGTTTTATGATCCGACCTGGCGAAAAAGCAGCGCTTGTCTCGCGAAACGACTTAGCGACAACGACTTTGATGCAGATCTTAGCCGGCAAATTAGAGCCAGATACAGGCAGTGTGACTTGGGGGCAAACGGCGATCCCAAGTTATATGCCACGTGACTTAGATGGCAACTTCAATAACGACGAATTATCGATCTTAGATTGGTTACGCCAATACGCTAATAAAGAACAAAATGATAATACTTTCTTGCGTGGTTTCTTAGGTAAGATGCTCTTTTCTGGCGATGATATCCAAAAACAGATCAAAGTTCTGTCTGGTGGTGAGAAAGTTCGGTGTATGCTCTCAAAGATGATGCTCGAACAAGGAAACGTCTTGCTTCTAGACGATCCTACGAACCACTTAGATCTTGAATCGATCACAGCTTTAAACGATGCCTTGATCGATTTTAAGGGTTCTTTGATCTTTACGTCACATGATCATCAGTTTATTCAAACGATCGCTGATCATATCATTGAAGTTTCCGATAAAGGGATCGTTGATCGGGCGGAAACGACATACGATGAATTTTTACAACACGAGACAGTTCAGGCTCAAGTAAAAGAACTTTACTAACTAAAAAGATCCAGCTTTGCTTGCTGGATCTTTTTTATTTAGGTCTGATCTTGGTGACTTCGCCAGATGCTAGACATGTCCCGTCTTGTAAGACGAGTTCGCCTTTGGTATTGATATCGCTGACAAAAGCGCTAAATTCTTTTTGCCCTTGTGTGATCGTGACGTGATGCCCGATCACATTGCTATGAGCTTTATATTCTGCCATAAAAGACCCTGTATAGTAATCAGCGTAAAGGCTAAAAAAGTTGTTCAAAAATGTAGCGATAAATCGATTACGTGAGAGTTCAGTTTGTAAGACGTAAGACCGCAACGATCCAGCCCGTTGTTGTAATTCTGAAGGGAAAGTTTTAGGATCAGTCAAAAAATTGATCCCACACCCGACGACTACTTGGTTCAAACTGCGAGTCTCTAGATCTGTGATCCCTTCCGTTAAGATCCCACAAACTTTCTTGTCGGAAACGATGATATCATTGACCCATTTGATCTGTGGAGATAGCTCAAAGAGTTGTTCGAGCGTGCGCGTCAAAGCGACTGCGGTAGCTGTTGTTAAAAGGCCAGGATCAAAATCTAGGCGTGAGTTATCTAAAAGCAAACTCAAGTAGATCCCAGTCCCTTTAGGTGAAATAAATTGACGCCGATAGCGGCCATAGCCTGCGGTTTGCTGATCGGCAAGTACGACGAGTGGTCTTTTGTTAGTCGTTAAACTGAGTTCTTTAGCTTTTAAATTCGTTGAAGGCAAACTGTCAAAGAGCAAAAGATCAAGATCAATCTGGGGAGCAAGATAATATTTGATCCGAGCACTGTTTAACGTGTTGCTATCAAGATAACGATAGCCTTGATGTGGGCGGCTTTCGATCATATGTCCTTGCTCTTGTAAAGATTTGACAGCTTTCCAAACAGCAGTGCGTGAGATGTTTAGACGTTTGGCGAGCTCTTGGCCTGAAAAGTAGTTTTCGTGCTGTGAAAGTAAGGTCAAGATCTGGTCTGTATTTTTCATATTTAAAATTCCTTTCAGTTGAGCTAATCTTATCTTACGTTATTTGCTGTCAGAGTACAATTTTAGCTAAAAAGATAGTTTTTCTTTTTGCTTGTTATTTTGAAGCATGTGTTATGATTATGAAGTAGAACTTAGAATTTTAGATCTAGGAAGTGATAAGAGATGCGGATCAGTAAAAAAACATGGCTGACGTTACTAGGTTTTCTTGTGAGTGGGGTATTCCTTTTTATTTTTATTCAAAATGATGCTTTTTTATATCAGCGACCACTTGGAAAAGTGACGGCAGTCAAAACTGAAAGTACTGAAAAAACAACCGATGTCTATAATAATACTGATCAAGTGACGCGCCAAAAATTGACTTTTGAGATCCTAAACAGCAAATATAAAGGACGCAAGCTTCAAGTTACGAATACATATTCAAACTCAGGTGCGCTCGATCAAAAATATCGTGTTGGCCAACAAGTTTTTTTAGATATTCATGAAAGAAAAGGTGAACTCGACGCTAGTATCGCCGATTATAAACGCGACATTTACCTATTTATGTTGAGTTTTCTTGTGATCTTTTTACTGTACTTGACGATGCAGTTTCAAGGGATCAAAACCTTGCTGAGCGTTGTACTCAACTTTGTCTTATTTTTGCTAGCTGTTGAATTAGATGTTCGTTTGAATTTGACGAACTTCTTTTGGATCTTTGTCGTTTTTGCGGTGATCTTTACAGCACTTTCCTTAACATTAGTGATCGGATTGAACCGCCAGTGTTTGATCACATTTAGTGCGATCATTTTGAGTACGACTTTAGCTTTAGTGATCGGATGTGTGACGCTTTATTTGACTAAAAGCCACGGGATCCATTACGAAGCTTTGGATTATGCGACGCAGTCACCTAAGCAACTCTTTTTGGCTGCGACTGTGATCGGATCATTGGGGGCCGTGATGGATGCAGCGACTGATATCGTTGCGACACTTTTTGAAATGAAAAAAAGCCAACCTAAGACATCTAAAAAACAGCTCTTTTTATCTGGACGCGCTGTGGGACGTTCGATCATGGGACCTTTGATCAATGTTTTGTTATTGATCTTTTTTGCTGAAACGATCGCACTTAGCGTTGTATATTTCAAGACTGGTAATAGTATTGCCTATACATTTGAATGGACGATGGCCCTTGGCGTTGTTCAAGCTTTGATCAGTGGGATCGGGATCGTCTTAACGATCCCGGTTGCGAGTTTCTTAAGTGCATATAGTTTGAGTTTAGGGGGCAAAGAACATGTCAGCGATTAGTTTACTAGCTTTGATCTTATTTGTTTTGATGCTCTTAGTTGGAGGTAAAGAGGGGATCGCAGCTTATTTTAGTGTGATCTTGAATTTTTTGATCTTATTTTTAGTTGTGATCTTGATCACTGGTGGCTTACCAGCGGTTTGGGTCGCCTTTTTTGCCGGGATCTGTATCTTAGCGACGACGATCTATATGGGAACTAAAGATGAAAAAACAGCTAATATTGCTTTTAAAGCGACCTTGATCGTCTTAGTCTTACTGTTGTTATTTGTGATCCCGCTAGACCATTTTGCCCAGATCAAAGGCTTTGCTAACGAACAGTCTGAAGCGATCGAAGCGTTTGACCTTTTGATAGGTGCAAATTTTGAAGAGATCTTGATCGCAACGACTTTGCTCAGCACTTTAGGGGCAACCGCTGAAGCTTCGATCGCGGTTGCGAGTGGTCTAAACGAACTGATCGAAAATGATCCTCAGATCACAGTGGCCCAGATCTTTAAAAGTGGCAAAACGATCGGCTTTCAGATCATGGGAATGACATTTAATACACTCTTTTTTGGAATGTTTGGGAGCGATCTGGCACTGTTTATCTTGCTATATAAACTTGAAGCAGGGCTTGGTTATTATTTGAACTCAAAGATCTTTGTCAAAGAATGCTTGGCTGTTTTGTATTCGGCACTTGCAGTTATTTTAGTGATCTGGATCACGACATATCTGGTCGGCAAAAAGCTCGATCAAAGCCAACGAAAGATCGATAATTAGATCTTAAAAATGGTATAATTCAAATATAAAGATCAACTTATCCTTAAAAGCAAAAAAGATGTTAGGTGATGATCATGAAGATAAGAAAAATATTTTTGACCAGTTTTATTGCGCTCATATGTCTTTTGAGCCTTGGTGGTTGTAGTCATAGTAACGATTCCGCGTTAACTACCAAAGAAGCAACAACTAAAAAAGCTGATCAAAAGATCGAAGAACACTATCAAAATGCGCTATCGTATTTAGAGTCAGGTGAAAATAAGCAAGCTTACGAAGAATTAGGTCAGATCAAGCAACTAAAAAAAGCTCCTCACAAAGTTAGGACTTTGTATAAAGAGCTAGGTTACTTATTATCTGCCAAAAAAGCTGTGACGACTAATGATCTGGAAAAAGCACAGAATAATTTAGCTAAGTTAGAAAAGATCACAGCACCGACGGCATTAGTGACGCAGATCAAAGCGGTACAAAAGGAATATCAAACTGTCAAATTGGCAGATCATTATAGTGATGAAGTAAAGAACTACTACGCTGCGGGAAATTATGCGGCAGCTGGTGGGAGTTTACAAGCTCTTGATTCATTATCTAGTCGCTATCAGGCTGTTGCTTTATTGCAAGAAGAGGTAGCAGAATATGAGACAAAGATCGCAGCTGCTCAGGCAAGTAGTCAAGTAGCTGTCTCTAGTCAAGAGCAAACTCCAGCTAAAACAGAGGGCGACTTTAAAACGACTTCAGGCCAAACTGAACAAAGTATGAGTGGGGCAAGTACAACTGTTGAAACAAGTGGCTACACTAATGCACGAAACTCAAAGATCTTAGGTGCTGAATATAAGAAAGAGACAGGAAGTGAATTGACAAATGCGCCAAACGAAGTTGTCTCTTCGATGTCAGCCAAAATGTCAAATCAAGATGTTTTGAGTGCCTTTAGAAGTGCAACAACGATCCCTCAAGAAGTTGGTGATCAGTATTATGTACAAGATCTAGGGGCAGGATTATATCAGATCGAGATCCGGCATACGAGTTCAAGTCAGCCACAAGTCTCAAACTTAAAAGGAATGTATCGGTTCAATGTCGATACTAAAGTGGCTGAGAAATTAAATGAGATCTCAGGTCAATATGAAAAGGTGAATTGAAAAAAGTGAAAGAAACGTTTAAAGAACGACTTTGGTTAAAGGGAGATCTTTTGATCTTAGGTTTAGCTTTGATCAGTGGGATCTTTGCCCGCTTAAGTGGTTTTCATGTTTTAGTGTCAGATGTTTTATTTATGAGTGGCTTAGTTTTGCTCTGTATTATGATGGTCGATATTTTGTTACATGCAGGGTTGATGGCTGGCTGGTTCCAAAAACAACGTAAGGGTGAAAGCGATGAGGAATTTGCCAAACGAAAGATCGATATCAAACGTGTTGCTTCAGAAAAGAAGAATGCACCGATCCACTTTGAAAAACTTGGCGTAAATTGCTTAGTTTTAGGGTGTGGTTTGATCGTGATCGCGATCTTGATCACAGTGTAGCAAAAAAGAGCTTGAGGAGAGATCCTCGAGCTCTTTTTTAAATGATCTTATCATTTTTGATATGTTGCGAAAATTCTTGATAAACGGGTTCAAATAGATCTTTTTGTTCATCTGGTGAAAGCATTTGTTTTGGAAAAAAGAAACGTTCGTCACCAAGTTCTTTATCTGTAACTGCACGAACGAGTTCGGAGTTTTCAGATAATTCAGTCAACTCGCCATTTTGTAGACTTAAAAGGATCTTTGCTTTTGAATCATATAAAGCATATGGTAAATTGTAACTGTCATTTGTAGCCGTATAGTAAGTCGCATCGTAACCGGCTTGGGTGACGAGCTCTTCTAGAGTTGGCAGTAACTCTTTTTTATCGGCTGGAACGCGGACAGATTTTAAAGGTTTGCGATCTAAAAAACGTATCACTAGGTCGCGTAAGATCGGATCTTCACATGTGCGCCAGAGGGCAAAGCAAGCATTTAATGTGCCGTCATCTAAAGCAAGATAAGCTTTGAGATCAAAATCACCCTCAAAAAAGGGAGCTAAAAGGCGCGAAGCAAAATTGACAGGTAATTTTTGCTGTTGGTAGAGATCTTTAGCGCGTTTTAAAAGATGAGCTAAGATCACTTCAAAAGAGCGGGAAACAGGGTGAAAATAAACTTGTTGATACATTTGCAAGCGGCTGATGATATAGTCTTCGACTGCGTGCATCCCGCTATAATCAAATGTTATCCCCCCAGAATATGGGCGCATCACGCGTAAGATCCGCGTTAGATCAAAAGTCCCATAATCAGTACCTGTAAAATACGAGTCGCGGAGAAGATAATCCATTCGGTCAGCGTCGACTTGACTGGAGATCATCTGAACGACGCGCGGATCAGGATAAGTTTTTTCAATGACACTTGCGACTTTCTCAGGAAACTCAGGTGCAACTTTTTGTAAAACAGCATTGATCTCTGTCGTTTCA
This window of the Ligilactobacillus faecis genome carries:
- a CDS encoding YibE/F family protein — encoded protein: MRISKKTWLTLLGFLVSGVFLFIFIQNDAFLYQRPLGKVTAVKTESTEKTTDVYNNTDQVTRQKLTFEILNSKYKGRKLQVTNTYSNSGALDQKYRVGQQVFLDIHERKGELDASIADYKRDIYLFMLSFLVIFLLYLTMQFQGIKTLLSVVLNFVLFLLAVELDVRLNLTNFFWIFVVFAVIFTALSLTLVIGLNRQCLITFSAIILSTTLALVIGCVTLYLTKSHGIHYEALDYATQSPKQLFLAATVIGSLGAVMDAATDIVATLFEMKKSQPKTSKKQLFLSGRAVGRSIMGPLINVLLLIFFAETIALSVVYFKTGNSIAYTFEWTMALGVVQALISGIGIVLTIPVASFLSAYSLSLGGKEHVSD
- a CDS encoding ribose-phosphate diphosphokinase, encoding MSEHYNSSKIKIFALNSNKPLAEKIAASVGVPLGKTSVDRFSDGEIRINIEESIRGDEIFIVQSTSAPVNDNLMELLIMIDALRRASAETINVVIPYYGYARQDRKARSREPITAKLVADMVEKAGADRAIMLDLHAAQIQGFFDIPVDHLMGAPLLADYFLTQGLDKDAVVVSPDHGGVTRARKLAEFLKAPIAIIDKRRPRANVAEIMNIIGSVDGKRCILIDDMIDTAGTITLAAQALMDAGAIEVYASATHPVLSGPAIERIEKSPIKQLVVTDSIQLPEEKQIDKLVQVSVGPLIGDAIKRIHENKPVSPLFTTRFRRN
- the glmU gene encoding bifunctional UDP-N-acetylglucosamine diphosphorylase/glucosamine-1-phosphate N-acetyltransferase GlmU, coding for MTAKYAIILAAGQGTRMKSKLYKVLHPVCGKAMVDHVLTQLEQDNLDEIVTIIGHGADKVQETLGTRTKYALQAEQLGTGHAVLQAEDILGDKEGMTLITCGDTPLFTAETFAKLFEHHEQTGAKATVLTAKTDAPFGYGRVVRDSHDEVEKIVEQKDATPQEQAINEINTGVYCFDNQALFKALHEVTNDNAQGEYYLPDVIEILKNAGEVVSAYCMDDFEESMGVNDRVALAKATEIMQRRINEKHMRNGVTLVDPKATYIDVDVVIGQDTVIEPGVVLKGNTVIGSDCVIGAHSQLNDALLADGITVKASYLEKAQMAKNSNIGPYSHLRPEAQIGEGVHIGNFVEVKKAQIGKNTKVGHLTYVGDATLGQEINVGCGTVFVNYDGQNKHHTTVGDYSFIGSGSNIIAPVEIADHAYVAAGSTITEDVASRAMAIARGRQVNKEGYYDRYPVAKAAAETEEKNKS
- a CDS encoding biotin--[acetyl-CoA-carboxylase] ligase, which translates into the protein MKNTDQILTLLSQHENYFSGQELAKRLNISRTAVWKAVKSLQEQGHMIESRPHQGYRYLDSNTLNSARIKYYLAPQIDLDLLLFDSLPSTNLKAKELSLTTNKRPLVVLADQQTAGYGRYRRQFISPKGTGIYLSLLLDNSRLDFDPGLLTTATAVALTRTLEQLFELSPQIKWVNDIIVSDKKVCGILTEGITDLETRSLNQVVVGCGINFLTDPKTFPSELQQRAGSLRSYVLQTELSRNRFIATFLNNFFSLYADYYTGSFMAEYKAHSNVIGHHVTITQGQKEFSAFVSDINTKGELVLQDGTCLASGEVTKIRPK
- the purR gene encoding pur operon repressor: MKTRRSDRLIDMTRYLLESPHTLISLTFFADRYESAKSSISEDLAIIKRTFKLRGIGILETIPGAAGGARFIPSISEHEAREFIAEMTTELSEQDRLLPGGYVYLSDLLGRPDVLRKVGRVIARQYIDKKIDAVMTVATKGVPIAQSVSSYLNVPFVIVRRDSKITEGSTVSVNYVSGSSERIEKMELSKRSLKRGSHVLVVDDFMKGGGTVNGMRSMIEEFESELVGITVFAEGSFDGQRMVEDYTSLLKVDQVNTIDKTIKVSPGNYLEKVFDKN
- a CDS encoding YczE/YyaS/YitT family protein codes for the protein MALLGYFSLSIFLNSLGNALTVAINLGSALWTAAAVNLSNVFPITLSVMLFISGALVILTNTFILRRFEIKRILGNLIFMVPFAWLVGAFENWLVKLGITTLPLILQVVLDCFGVILIALAISLYQRVNWMLHPVDDLMQIIRFKYFKGNATLAQLVVFSPPIVAILISVLVTHQIYAINIGTLFALLFQGTLVGFFDKYAFSKLKHQKLDEKL
- a CDS encoding ABC-F family ATP-binding cassette domain-containing protein, with protein sequence MITVSDVSLNFSGRLLYDDVNLKFTPGNCYGVIGANGAGKSTFLKLLEGKLAPTTGTITTGPNERISSLNQNHFGFEEFEVLETVIQGYEELYAIMKEKDALYAKADFTEEDGLKAAELEARFAELDGWNAEADASQLLQSLGIKESMHTQKMSELAESEKVKVLLAQALFGEPDILLLDEPTNGLDVQTISWLEDFLADYPKIVIVVSHDRHFLNQVCTEMCDVDFGKIKLYVGNYDFWLESSQLAAKLQADANAKKEEKIKELQDFIARFSANASKSKQATSRKKQLEKITLDDIKPSSRKYPFVKFEMQRELGNDLVRVENVSKTIDGIKILDNVSFMIRPGEKAALVSRNDLATTTLMQILAGKLEPDTGSVTWGQTAIPSYMPRDLDGNFNNDELSILDWLRQYANKEQNDNTFLRGFLGKMLFSGDDIQKQIKVLSGGEKVRCMLSKMMLEQGNVLLLDDPTNHLDLESITALNDALIDFKGSLIFTSHDHQFIQTIADHIIEVSDKGIVDRAETTYDEFLQHETVQAQVKELY
- the ispE gene encoding 4-(cytidine 5'-diphospho)-2-C-methyl-D-erythritol kinase, whose product is MEISEKAPAKLNFSLDTPFRHQNGEQEWKMVMIAVDLADYVHIKTSKKLKEITVKTDSGFLPIDQRNLAYQAAKKLKERYQIDAGVEIVIDKKIPVAAGMGGGSSDAAAVLRGLNTLWNLGLSKAQLAKIGLEIDSDVPFCVYSEPALVTGKGEVVTPIGALPPLKLIIAKPRDSVSTPSILRRIDYNAIEHQDVEGVVEAIKQKDYSQMIEKMGNALEPITADRHPEILKIKQKMLTFGCDVAQMSGSGPTVFGICQKASRAQHVYNSLRGFCKEVYIVSPYSMS